TAGGTGTTGGCTATCGCCCACGAGTATTTCTGAATCGCTTTGCGGCGCGTCATCAGTTAACAGCGGCAGTTCTGCCCCCGTCATCTGCAGCAGGAAGCCTTGCAGCTCCTCGGCCGCATAGCGCGTAGCAGGCGGCGCCGTGGCACTCACCACAATGCTCATCTGCGGCCTGCCCTCTTCGGCAAGGAGCAAACTCGGTTCTTCAGCTGCTATGCTGTGTTTTGCCGGAGGCGCGGACATGCAGCCAACGAGAAGAACACACGTGATGACAGCAATACTTTTTAATGGGCGGACGATCATGGCTAATTCTCCAAGGATTGATTGTTGATCTTTGACGGATACCTTCGACGAATCCTAATCATGTTTTATCATAGCCGGGCTAAAAAAGCAAAGGCCCGGAACATGTGTATCCGGGCCTGACAGGGATCTGGAAAACAAATTATTTCTTGGGCGGAGTAACGAGATCTTTCGCGGCCTTACCAATGGTAAACTTCAAAACTTTTTTCGCGGGAATTTTGATCTCTTCACCGGTTGCGGGGTTGCGGCCTTTACGGGCTTTGCGTTGCACCAGTTTCAGTTTGCCAAGACCGGGCACGGTAAATCCGGCAGCAGCCTGCGCACAAGCTAAGGCAGCCAGATTGTCAAGCACGGCGGCGACATCTTTCTTCGTCAGTCCCGTTTCTTCGGCCAAGGCGGTCAGCGTCTGTGTCTTGGTCATCGGTTTGTCTTTGTCTTTTGCTTTCTTGAAAGCCATTGTCGTAATTCCTCCTTCTTCGAGTGTTTACTTGAATACTGCTGCACGCTGATACCCTTATACCAGCATACACATACGGTGCGTTTTCATTGGGTACCGTATAACCACAATGAGTGTATATAATACATTACCATGATTACCGATCCCAAATTCTAGCCTAATAAATACACGGTAAATGTTGATTTGTCAAGTTCTTTTTTCCAACAAAAATTTTTTCACCATAGAAAATAGTGTCTATTACCGCTCTTTTAGCGGGACAACGGGTCTATCCTAAACAGTAATGTTTGTAACATGCTGATATAAATTGTTTTATGAGTTGCTAAAAATTTTCAAAAAACGAGGAAATAATCTGAACCCGTGCGTGTCTGCCACAGCACTGCAGACTGAAAAATAAGGGAAAACAATTATGTATTTCGCCGTTATTGGTGACATCCTGAGTAACTTTGT
This genomic stretch from Candidatus Hydrogenedentota bacterium harbors:
- a CDS encoding HU family DNA-binding protein — translated: MAFKKAKDKDKPMTKTQTLTALAEETGLTKKDVAAVLDNLAALACAQAAAGFTVPGLGKLKLVQRKARKGRNPATGEEIKIPAKKVLKFTIGKAAKDLVTPPKK